ACTCGCCGACCGTGACCTGCTGTCCGTGGGTGTCGGTCCCCGCCTCCCCGTCGGCGTGCCCCTCGGACTCCGCTGAGTCGTCGGCTCCGCTCAACTGCGATGGGTCGGAGCCGTCAGCGTCGTCGATAGCCATTGGTCCACCGTCGGTGTCCCCCATCAAAAAGCCTTCTCCATAATTAACCCAAACTTACTACTTCTGTCTCTCTGATACGTTCGGAATCGAACGCGACCCGGTCGCGACAGATTCGGCTGCAGTCCTGCTCTTTCTCTCCGAAATTCCGACGACAGCGACTGTCGGCTCCCGTGCTCTTCTGTGGTCGGGTCTCCGACAGAACTGCGTAGGTTCAGATGGATCGAGTGCCCGTTCGCTCGCGCGCGACACCGAGTTAAGCCGGGCTTAACCGCCTCGGTTCGCTCGGCTCGTCCGACTCGATTCGGGGATCGGTACCACCGGTGTCGCCCGCGTCACACCGACTCAGCGTCTGATCTCGAAGCCGTCCAGTCCCTCGGGGTCGCCGTACTCGACGGCCACGTCCGAGACGGTCGCCTGTGGACTGCCCGTGTCGCACCAGTCGACCATCGACTCCACCGCCGAGCGTGGGCCCTCGAACACCGCCTCGACCCGGCCGTCGGCGAGGTTCCGCACCCAGCCGTCGACGCCGTGGTCGCGGGCCGTGTCCCGTGTCGTCGCGCGGTAGAAGACGCCCTGTACTCGCCCGGTGACGAAGACGTGTGCGCGAACGCGGTCGCTGTC
This genomic window from Salinirubrum litoreum contains:
- a CDS encoding acylphosphatase, which encodes MTDDSDRVRAHVFVTGRVQGVFYRATTRDTARDHGVDGWVRNLADGRVEAVFEGPRSAVESMVDWCDTGSPQATVSDVAVEYGDPEGLDGFEIRR